TGATCGTGGGATCGCGGTCGCAACGCTTAGCACCATATCGCTGCCAGAGTTTTTCGTAGCCTATATTCTAATCGCCTATTTTGCGATTTCGCTTGGTCTTTTACCATCGAGCGCCATCGTAAATCCTTCGATGAGCGGCTGGCAACGTCTGACAGCGATCGCCCTACCCTGCATGACGCTCGTGATCGCTGTTACCGGACATATGGTACGCATGACACGCGCTTCGCTTCTTTCGGTCATGTCATCGCCCTATATTGAGACTGCTCAGCTCAAAGGCCTGCCGCGATGGCGCATTCTCCTCAAACATGCGCTACCCAATGCACTCTCACCCGTTATTAATGTCATCGCGCTCAACCTCGCCTACTTGGTTGTCGGTGTGGTCGTTGTCGAAGTGATCTTCGTTTATCCTGGCATGGGGCAATATATGGTGGATCACGTTTCCAAACGTGATGTGCCAGTAGTACAGGCTTGCGGGCTTATTTTTGCAGCCGTTTACATTGGCCTTAACATCATTGCTGATGTCATCGTCATTCTGACCAATCCGCGGCTGAGGCACTCAGGATGAAAAAGTTCAACAAAAGCTCCCAGCTCTTAGCCGTGATCGGATTTGGCGGAATCGCCTTCTTTTTATTCGTTGCAGTTTTTGCGGAATGGCTTGCGCCGCATCCCATTTCGGAAGTCGTCGGCAGCGTGTGGCAGGGACCTTCACGCGAAGCGCTGCTCGGCACCGATAATATTGGCCGTGATCTCCTGTCACGCGTCATATGGGGCACGCGGCTGACGCTTTCGATTGCCGCAGCAGCCACAATTCTCGCATTTATACTCGGTGTGCCACTTGGTTTTCTTGCAGCGCTCACGCGCGGCTGG
This DNA window, taken from Brucella pseudogrignonensis, encodes the following:
- a CDS encoding ABC transporter permease, translated to MTDMSPDKFPSDSNKAAISDRRYSLGFLRGNSLSGLIFKRLLLGVVLLWAISVVIFAGTQILPGDVATAMLGQQATPQAVENIRKELGLQRPAMQRYTEWLGNAVQGDLGRSYSNRQDIAKSIAPRLSNTLYLAAMAALFAIPIALLLGIISVLYAGTAIDRGIAVATLSTISLPEFFVAYILIAYFAISLGLLPSSAIVNPSMSGWQRLTAIALPCMTLVIAVTGHMVRMTRASLLSVMSSPYIETAQLKGLPRWRILLKHALPNALSPVINVIALNLAYLVVGVVVVEVIFVYPGMGQYMVDHVSKRDVPVVQACGLIFAAVYIGLNIIADVIVILTNPRLRHSG